The DNA segment TCTTCTCTACAACAGTCTCTTCAAGCAAACTGGGGGACATAGCAGCTTAAAAGTCTTCtcaagttttcttttgttctgttCTTTGCTACTTTAGAAAATGCAGAAGCACAAATGCAAGCTCTGTTCCAAGAGTTTCTGTAATGGCAGAGCACTTGGTGGTCACATGAAGTCCCACTTGGTCTCATCACACACTCCCACTCGGAAGAAACTCGGTGACTCGGTTCAttctccttcctcttcctcctcagACGGTAAAACTCTGGTCTACGGGCTGCGAGAGAACCCGAGGAAGAGTTCTCGGGTCTTTAACCCGGATCCTGAGTCTTCCACCGTTTACAACAGCGAGACCGAGACCGAACCCGAGTCTGTAGACCCGGTTCGGAGACGGAGCAGAGCAGAGGTTTCCAAGAAGAAAAGGAGTAAGAAGAGAGTGTCCGTAAAGAAGCAGAAGACGAGTCATGTTAACTCGAGCGAGTCTCAGGAACCGGCGAGTTCTGTCTCCGACGGTTCTCCGGAACAGGAGTTAGCCATGTGTTTGATGATGCTATCTAGAGATACAAGGGAACTGAAGAAACATGTTTTTGCAGCGGAAGAGACTAAGCCGGAAAAGATACATTTCCCGGAGCTCCGCCGCTGTGTGATAGATCTGAATCTTCCTCCGCCGCAAGAAAGCGATATTATTGTCACCGTAGTTTCAGCCATATAATAATAACAAGTTGATGTTTCGGAGGTTATTGGATATCATCAAAGCATCTTCTTGATTTGGTTTTCTTCAAGATcgtttattcttttaaattagAAAACGTTTAGTGGTTTTGGAATCTTCGGACGATCTTTACCAAGCAATGTACTTTTGATGTAAGACACAACTGAAAACTTAAGAAACAAGTTCTGtttcttgatttcttcttcaaagtcatggatgataaatatattgtttgttgGATCTTTGTTATGTcgttttgatattttgaaattcttGATATGATTCTTTTGCATGAGGTTTTCGATCTTGGATCTTTGATTTATTAATGTGTGTTTGAAGAAACTATTTAATTTAGCTGCGTATTTTTTATGACACAAGTGTATGCTAGGCTGCTagcttttaaaaataatgtgaTATTATTCTTGTCACGTATATCATTGGGTGTGTTGGAATAACTATGACAATGTGGTAAATACTTAACATCCAAGATATCAGATCATGGACATTCAAATATCTTCTTAATAAGTGAGATATTTAAACCCAAAAATCAACTGAGATATTTCATCATCTCTGGatcataaaaacataatttcttaAATACGGAGTCTACGTTCATCTTATGAATTGctactttttactattttaaccAACAACAAAATCTGTCTAACCGACAAAAAACTTAATACTTTATCTCTGAATCATagattacataaaattttgaaatatcagtCTACATTC comes from the Raphanus sativus cultivar WK10039 unplaced genomic scaffold, ASM80110v3 Scaffold2505, whole genome shotgun sequence genome and includes:
- the LOC130505687 gene encoding zinc finger protein ZAT9-like, which produces MQKHKCKLCSKSFCNGRALGGHMKSHLVSSHTPTRKKLGDSVHSPSSSSSDGKTLVYGLRENPRKSSRVFNPDPESSTVYNSETETEPESVDPVRRRSRAEVSKKKRSKKRVSVKKQKTSHVNSSESQEPASSVSDGSPEQELAMCLMMLSRDTRELKKHVFAAEETKPEKIHFPELRRCVIDLNLPPPQESDIIVTVVSAI